The Nitrospinota bacterium region TATCTCTGCCTCAGCCATTGGATATTATGGAGATAGAGGGGATGAGATCTTAACCGAAGATTCAACACCAGGGAAAGGTTTCTTGACTGATATATGCAAGGATTGGGAAGAAGAGGCCAAGAAGGCAGAAAAGTTAGGGTTGAGGGTCGTACGCCTTCGTATAGGGATTGTTTTAGGTCCTAATGGTGGTGCCTTAAAGGAGATGCTCTTCCCTTTTAAACTCGGGTTGGGTGGAGCATTAGGTAATGGAAAACAATGGATGGCATGGATTCATCGAGAAGACCTGATTGGAATAATACTCCACATTTTACAAAACAAAGATATTAAAGGTGCAGTAAATGGGACTGCTCCAGAACCCGTACAAAACAAAGTATTTTCCAAGACCCTCGGTCATGTCCTTCACCGCCCTGTTGTCTTTAACATTCCTGCCTTTGCCCTTAAAATGTTATTTGGAGAATTTGCTGAATTTTTATTGTACAGCGAGAGAGTATTACCTAAAAGGATTGAAGATTTTAATTATCAATTTAGGTATCGTACGCTTGAACCCGCATTAAAAGAATGTTTATTAAAGTAAGGTTTAAAGCTATCATTTAGATATTCTCTTTTAAGAAGATATGAACTTTA contains the following coding sequences:
- a CDS encoding TIGR01777 family oxidoreductase; protein product: MYKRSILITGATGFIGKELCRVLKEKGHEIIILTRNPEKAKERLSGITEIKKWSALKELPPVQTIEKAQAVIHLAGENISGRWNEDKKRLIRESRILSTQNIVKAMEEARTRPELFISASAIGYYGDRGDEILTEDSTPGKGFLTDICKDWEEEAKKAEKLGLRVVRLRIGIVLGPNGGALKEMLFPFKLGLGGALGNGKQWMAWIHREDLIGIILHILQNKDIKGAVNGTAPEPVQNKVFSKTLGHVLHRPVVFNIPAFALKMLFGEFAEFLLYSERVLPKRIEDFNYQFRYRTLEPALKECLLK